From the Panthera leo isolate Ple1 chromosome C1, P.leo_Ple1_pat1.1, whole genome shotgun sequence genome, one window contains:
- the DMRTA2 gene encoding doublesex- and mab-3-related transcription factor A2: MELRSELPSVPGAATAAATATGPPVASVASVAAAAAAAASLPVSVAGGLLRAPPLLLRAAEKYPRTPKCARCRNHGVVSALKGHKRYCRWKDCLCAKCTLIAERQRVMAAQVALRRQQAQEENEARELQLLYGTAEGLALAAANGIIPPRPAYEVFGSVCAADGGGPGAGAPAGTGGGTAGSGSSEAKLQKFDLFPKTLLQTGRPGSPQPPPGKPLSPDGADSGPGTSSPEVRPGSGSENGDGESFSGSPLARASKEAGGSCPGSAGPGGGGEEDSPGSASPLGSESGSEADKEEAEAAPAPGLGGGPGPRQRTPLDILTRVFPGHRRGVLELVLQGCGGDVVQAIEQVLNHHRGGLAAGLGPAAPPDKAAVGAVAAAEDAWPGRVDAAAAGGPGLPAPLQAGPAAPPHHRPLLAGAMAPGALGSLSSRSAFSPLQPNASHFGADAGAYPLGAPLGLSPLRLAYSAAAAHSRGLAFMAPYSTAGLVPTLGFRPPMDYAFSDLMRDRSAAAAAVHKEPTYGGGLYGPMVNGAPEKQ, translated from the exons ATGGAGCTGCGCTCTGAGCTGCCTAGCGTGCCCGGCGCAGCGACGGCGGCGGCGACAGCGACGGGGCCGCCCGTGGCGTCTGTGGCGTCGGTggcagcggcggcggctgcggccgCGTCGCTACCGGTGAGCGTGGCGGGCGGCTTGCTACGAGCGCCGCCGCTGTTGTTGCGGGCGGCGGAGAAGTACCCGCGGACCCCCAAGTGCGCGCGCTGCCGCAACCACGGCGTGGTGTCGGCGCTCAAGGGCCACAAGCGCTACTGCCGCTGGAAGGACTGCCTGTGCGCCAAGTGCACGCTCATCGCGGAGCGCCAGCGCGTCATGGCGGCGCAGGTGGCGCTGCGCAGGCAACAGGCGCAGGAAGAGAACGAGGCGCGCGAGCTACAGCTGCTCTACGGCACTGCCGAGGGCCTAGCGCTCGCCGCCGCCAACGGCATTATCCCGCCGCGACCTGCCTACGAGGTCTTCGGCTCCGTGTGCGCCGCCGACGGCGGGGGGCCGGGAGCAGGAGCGCCCGCAGGGACCGGAGGCGGCACTGCGGGCTCGGGGAGCTCAG aAGCCAAGTTGCAGAAGTTTGACCTGTTCCCCAAGACGCTACTTCAGACCGGCCGCCCAGGCAGCCCGCAGCCGCCACCGGGGAAGCCCTTATCACCCGACGGCGCAGACTCGGGTCCCGGGACATCTTCTCCGGAGGTGCGGCCGGGCTCGGGCTCTGAGAACGGCGACGGGGAGTCCTTTTCCGGGTCGCCCCTGGCCCGGGCCTCCAAGGAGGCAGGTGGGAGCTGCCCGGGCAGCGCAGGCCCGGGAGGCGGTGGCGAGGAGGACAGCCCGGGCTCCGCCAGCCCTTTGGGCTCCGAATCTGGTTCCGAGGCCGACAAAGAAGAGGCAGAGGCCGCTCCCGCCCCAGGGCTGGGCGGGGGCCCGGGTCCACGGCAGCGGACGCCGCTGGACATCTTGACGCGCGTCTTCCCGGGCCACCGGCGAGGTGTCCTGGAGCTGGTGTTGCAGGGTTGCGGCGGCGACGTGGTGCAGGCCATCGAGCAGGTGCTGAACCACCACCGCGGGGGTCTGGCGGCCGGCCTTGGCCCCGCCGCGCCGCCTGATAAGGCCGCGGTGGGTGCGGTAGCAGCTGCGGAAGACGCGTGGCCGGGCCGCGTTGATGCCGCCGCTGCCGGGGGGCCGGGGCTGCCCGCGCCGCTGCAGGCCGGCCCCGCTGCCCCTCCGCACCATAGACCTTTGCTGGCCGGCGCCATGGCGCCTGGGGCGCTGGGCTCGCTGAGCAGCCGCTCGGCCTTCTCGCCACTGCAGCCCAACGCTAGTCACTTCGGCGCCGACGCCGGCGCCTACCCACTGGGCGCGCCGCTCGGCCTCAGCCCCCTGCGCCTGGCCTATTCGGCTGCAGCGGCGCACAGCCGTGGCCTGGCCTTCATGGCTCCCTACTCGACCGCGGGTCTAGTACCCACACTCGGCTTCCGCCCACCCATGGACTACGCCTTCAGCGACCTCATGCGCGACCGCTCGGCCGCCGCCGCTGCGGTGCACAAGGAACCCACCTACGGCGGCGGCCTGTACGGGCCTATGGTCAACGGCGCCCCAGAGAAGCAGTAG